The genome window GACTGCAAAATCCTGACCTAACCTTTACAGCTAGTGAGCCATGCCCATCTCCGTTAGCTTACGGGTAGcacagaagtatttattttagaacCTCCACCCTTCACCAAACAACAGCAGAATGGAGATATGAACTAGCACGGAATTTCTACttactttctgctttaattCTGCCATCTCACTGGTGATATTTGATGCCAAATCATCAAGGCTCAGGATATTCAGTCTGAAGTCTGCAATTGAGCGACAAACTGCCATGAGGACTCAGATGAAAGTTACAGTACACTTTCCATTaagtgacaaaaagaaaaaagaagtgtaaTACTAAGAAGTAATAGTACTCAGTCACTGTTTAAATCTTTAAGGTAGCAACAGCTCTTTCTAAATTAGGCTACTGAATTCTTTCAAAGCAAGTATTTGCCCATGTTTATTTGTAGGTTATTAGTACAATTTGTGCCAGGTCTATCAAGACAACACTTGTGAAAGCTTACCATTTGAGCTTACGCTGGTTGAATCTTCTGCatcagctgcttttgaaaataaatcatctaATGATCTTATTTCACTTCCATCGCTTCCGAGTGATATTTGGGTTTGTTTGGTGTGGCCTGTTCTAGGCAAGGTAATTTTTACAGTATTGTTCTTCGTGGAAGATGGTGATTGAGCTTTCATACTACATAGTGCTGACAGGTTTCTGCtggctggtggtggtgtttgtaAACCAACTGTACCGAAAACATTCTTCTCTGAGTCTCTGCTGTGAAGAGAAGGTGCTTTGGATACCTCTGCCAGTGAAACTTCCTTATGAGATGAAGGAGGTGTTCCTAATGAAACTGGAGTCTTACTCTTTAAAAGAACACGAAAAAGAGATTTGTGTGTTACTTAATTTACTGTATGTAGATCActaaaaagaggaagagattaTAATGGGTAAACCCCATAGTTTTAAAGGGTGAATTGATGCTAACATATCACAAGCAAGCTACAAACACAgtattaaaaactattttctgctgttaatAAATAGCGACATaccaattaaaaatacttttatgaaAGTCCAAACAACATAATCCAGTGAAGTCTGTATTTACCTTTCCACTCCACTTAGAATCACTCGTAACAACCCTCCGATTCTCATTTCCACTGGGAAACTCCAGAGAGTTCTCCGTGAattctctcatttccttttcGCCTGTATCCAAACCAAGCTTTTGTTTAACCGTACCACTCTTTATTGGGCTTTggatgctttcttcttccttaggACAGCCATTACTGACGGTTGTATTTCTACTGGCTGTAGCATAATTCTTCAGATATTTCTTGCCTCTTGTGCTGTGCTCATGACTGGAAGCAGATGAGAGGGATTCTTCATTCAAAGGCTTCTGGCTGAAGTCAGCGTTTTGCAATTCCATCTGCTTCTTCCGATTCATGATTTTGCTTTCTAGCTGTGCCACTTTCCTCAGCGCTGAGCTTGATCGCGTGTGGGCAGTGCAACCCGGAGCGCCCTTTGCTATGCCTCTGTTCATTGCCTGCACAGCACTTCCCAGCGCCTGGCACCGCTGGTTTCCCCGTACTTCCACAGCCTGCACCTTGAGGAACCTGCTGCGGTGCCACGGCGCTCTTCCAGCCGTCTCCATCCCCACCTCACCCATACGGAGTTCGCTGCCGGAGCGAGGAAGGCCCGGCGGTTCTCCAGCGCTGCGCATCGCCGTGCCCCTGCCCGGAGGAGGACACGAAGTGAAGCTCCCGCGACCGAGCCCGCAGAGGCAGCGCCAGGCAAGCCAGGTCAGGCCAGGCTAAGTCCAGCCGGCCCGGCCTGGCTCCCGCTCCCCCCGGCGCCTGGCCGCCTCCTCCCGCCCTCTCTCCGCTGAGGGCTCTCCTCACCGGCCGGGGACCCGCGACTCCCCCTGTTGAGGCCGGGGCCTCACCTGCTCCCCGCCCACCGGCGCCCTCCCCGCCCGAGCGCTCGCAGCCATCTCGGGACGCGCTGAGGCGGCTGAGCGGGGCCGTATCCCGGAGACATCCACCCCCCAATATCCCGCCCCCTCATTGGCTCAGCGCAGAACACCCCCAGCCCGCCGCCGAGCCTTGAGCTTAAACAGCCAATCCCAAGGAGACATGCTGCCGCCCGGCCGTCAGAGCGCTGACTACAAGCCCCAGCATGCATCTCGCCGCGCGAGCCCGTGCAAGCCGCTTCTCCCTCGGGGAGTCTAAACCAATCGGATGGCGGGTGACAAGAAGCGGGGAAGGCGTAGCCAATCAGAGCCCGCTATAGGACGGACGGGCCCTGAAGGCACGAGGCGGCGGCGCTGCGCTGAGCTGAGGCGCGAGGCCGCCGCCGTGTGAGGGCGATGGCGGCCGCGGTCGGGCTGGGCGGTGGCGGGGCCTTGAGGCGGggcctggggccggggccgctcctGCTCCTGTTCCTCGGGGCCGCGCTGGGGGCTGCTCGGGCCGCGGTGTACTTCCAGGAGCAGTTTCTGGATGGAGGTTGCGGGCGAGGGAGGAAGCAGGGGGTAGGAAGGGAACCCCCCCATGCTGTCCCCCCCCCATAACGGCCATTTTGTGTCCCCCTGTGGGTGCCGGTACCGCCTGGCGGGACAGCCAGCTGGCAGAAGAGGTGGGTGCACTCCGAGTACAAGGCAGAAAGGCTTGGGACGTTTAAACTCACGGCTGGGAAGTTCTACGGAGATCCAGTGCGAGATAAAGGTGTGTGGgttttgtgaaaaatacatCACGGAAGCCATCTCAGGAGCTAGCTCTTATAGCACCTGCCATGTGTGGCAATAAAAGTGTTCATTCTCCACAAATAGCAAGAAAAGCGTATGAATGTTATCCTAATTATCTTTACAGGCCTTCAAACTAGTGAGAACTCCAAATTTTATGCAATCTCCTCACGATTTAAACCGTTTAGTAACAAAGGGAAGACTCTGGTCATTCAATACACTGTGAAACATGAGCAGAAAATTGATTGTGGTGGGGGATACATTAAGATTTTTTCCTCAGACTTGGATCAGAAGAACCTGAGTGGAGATTCCCATTACTATATAATGTTTGGTGAGTTTACAGTTACTTCTGCATTATGAAAATACTGCCCCTGCTGTTGTGCAGCTTCTCAAGGAAGGTTCTTGGaatggtaggaaaaaataatggaaggcttcataaaaataagaacGTTGTGACTGTAAGTAGTGAGCTCTTCCATGCTTGCAGAGAGCATGCATAGAACAAAAGTTGctcagcaagattttttttgaagacttttaCTTGAAATAATGTTCTGTGGGCCATTATCTGCTCTTACATACATTCCTGTGTGATGTGGTGAAGTTTGTGCGTTTGTATCAAAGTGAAATTTGTCATTATGTAGGTCATGTGATTACACAGTTATTCAGCTTATGCCACAGATAACTTTTATCttgcctggatttttttttttttttctgacttaagGCCGTAACAGAACTAAGCCTAAGACTAGACAAAATCTAATTCTAAGGTAGCTTTAGAGACTTCTGAATGGAAGCCACGTCATTCATTAAAAACGGAATGGCATTCCACAAAAATCATGTGGAATGGGAGAGATGTCTAGTAGTGTTagaaggaaaagtaaacaaCCAGTATCTTTCTACAAACAAGTTAAGGATACAAAGCCTGTTATCTCTTTGTAGGGCCAGATATCTGTGgatctgaaacaaagaaagtccatgttattttaaattacaagaaTAAACCCCACCCATTGAAGAAACCAATCAGATGTAAGGTAAATGCATGTTTCGAAAATagataaactttaaaataaccAAACTGGAAGAAGAttaagaactaaaagcaaacaaaaaaaacccatgAAATTCCAAGCATATATCACCTTTGAGAAGTTGTCTTTCACCTTCTCTTAAAAATCATGTTAATTTTGGGACCTCGGATATTTTGTAGTTCACAATAATGTTTGTAGTTCAGTGATTGTGTTCCTGACCCTGACACAGGGTAGAACTAGATTGTAAGGCTGCTGTATGTTATTAAAAACTGTatgtctttgcatttctttgttgtAACTTtaattcagcatttctgaaagaggGTGCTTTTTCTGTGATGTAAATATAAGTTGCTGGTtatacttcaaatatttttgctctcaAGCTATGCAGTAAACTTCACATGCCTTTGTTTCAGCTATTTGGGGTGTAAATAACTTAGATAAAGTAATCATTTTAGTTTATATGCCACTATATTCAATCTTGTGACACTTCCTTTTGCCAATCAGATGTGGACTGTGTTTTCTTGCAACCCTTCTGTTTTGCTCAGACCCAGAAGGGAAGACTAGAAAACATACTTGGAATGTTAATACATgccattaattttgttttccctctacagaaaactgatttttttttttcttactgtttatGAAAAAATCCATTAGAATTAGTAACTCTGATTCAAGGAAGTTCCTAAGAGCtgtatttaaagcttttaaaagattttatttgctttctttaaaactcAGGTTGATGGTTATACACATCTGTATACTTTGATTATAAGGCCAGATCAGACTTACGAAGTAAAAATTGATAATGCAGTGGTTGCATCAGGCAACTTAGAAGACGATTTAGATTTTTTGCCACCAAGGAAAATTAATGATCCAGCAGTGAAGAAACCCCGTGACTGGGATGATCGAATCCAAATTGATGATCCAAATGACATCAAACCTGAGGTAACTTGGTCTCTTGAATCTATACTTATTCTGCATGATTGGCTTATTTCGATTTTATTGAAACTGTTTGATGTAGTTGAACTGTGCactagttttgctttctttaacctttctgtgcctttttaaaGGATTGGGATGAACCTGAATATATTATGGACACTAGTGCTGAGAAACCTGAAGACTgggatgattctgtgaatggaAAATGGAGTTATCCTATGGTCAAGAATCCTCTATACAGAGTATAAACAGTCTTGTAGATCTAGTTATGGATAGCATGTTAAGCAACTTTTCTTTGCCTGACTGTATTCAGAATATGTGGTTTATCCTAGGGGGAGTGGCAACCAAGGCAGATTGATAACCCAAATTACAGAGGGGTTTGGCCTCACCCAAAGATTGACAATCCAAATTACTCGCCAGACTACAATATCTACAGTTATGAAAACATCAGCATTATTGGACTAGATATCTGGCAGGTGAGCTGAGCTTGCTGCAGATAGtggaaaataaagaacttttttcACTGGGTGTATGGCAGTTTGTTTACCTTTGAATGTAAGCATTATCTGTTACTTTGGAATCTTTGGTGATGACCGGTGTTTTTAActtcctttcatttaaatatgtatacaaAACTGCaaggtctttaaaaatatattcatccTCTGTTGTAGTTGCTTTTTGGTTCGTAACCATCTACAGGTAAGTGAGGGGCCTAAACTAATCTATGTGAATGTTGTAAAGTATGACTTAATTCACCTGACTTGAGGCTCATAGCTGGGGCTTCAGGCAGCTCAGTTACTCCTGACTTTCTCAAAGGTTAACGAGGAGAAATCTGCCCTCTGGAGGCCCTTCTGAGATATTCCTCTACCTCAGGTTTCATCACTAGCTAAAATTGCGACTTAAAATTTCTATGAGCAGTAAAGCATCTAAAGTTAAAAGAAGTTGTTTCAATTCTTGAAAGTAGTTTTCCAAAAACAGAGAGAATTCTTTATTAAATTCTGCAAAAAGCTGTGGGGTTCTTAACGTGTTTTCTATCTATTGAATATATAATGCAAACATTATTAAAAGAATGAAACTAGAACCGTAAAGAAAACAGGGGcatcttgttgttttttttcccctctttcctcaAAGGTGAGAGCTGGCACAATTTTTGACAACTTCTTGATAACAGATGATGAGGATTACGCAGAAGACTTTGGAGATGAAACATGGGGAGAAACAAAGGTAGTACATGaaattcttgtttattttggttCTTGATTGTCACATCTTAAAAATTCTGTCTAATCTGAGCAAGATCCTATTGGtgcacaaaaatgaaatctttaatATTAGGAtcctgaaaaggaaatgaacatCAGGCAGACTgaggaagagcaggagagagaaagggtcacagaagaaaaatactttgagcaacggtttaagaaaaaaataaaggaaaaaagaaaatctcaaagaGATCGAGTGATGAGGAGCTCTATCAAGAAAGAAGAACTTTAATTATTTgaaacacagttttttttttttttccaaattatctCTCTCTATAAAAATTTTTTGCTAACAGCTTGTTGAAATTTGCATTGTTAAAGCTGTATTAAGACtggacttcaaaaaaaaaatttgtgaACTTTTAGTTACTTTCTAATGAAAGTACtataatgttattaaaaattaacCTTTTATAGCAATTGTATTAAATACATCTTAAGTGCTACATTGAAAGTACCATTTTTGgaactgttttacatttttttcataactttaatattaaaattcatGCTCGTTTTGAGATCAAAATGAGCTTTTTGTTACTTCATTAAAAGACTTGGCATGTCAGATGTGTGAAGCGTGTTTCACTACATACTTGAAACTAAGGAGATAAGCTTTGCTAAGCTTTTGTAGTAACTGTGCACCTGTTCCTGTTCCAAGGATTACTACAGTTGTactgctgctgggagcctgcTACGGCTGCTTTTGGCTTTTCTGTGGTACTTACGTGCTGATGGAACTCCCTCTGTCTTTGGCTTCAGTGTATGTCATTAGGTGACAGGAGTCTGTCCATCTGCAAATCTGCCCTTAGAAACAAATAatcacttttcctttcaaaacccTGTGTACAGTACCTAGAAGCTGTCCTAAAACTACATTCAAACTTTTCCGATAGAAACACTGGTTTTGAAGGGGTGCAGAGATGAGGAAGTATTTCCAAACCAGCAACCactgcatatttttgtttgacCTTTTGTAACTTGCTCTTTTAACTTTGTTCAGTCACTTCTACCATGtgtcctttcttccttcttttctcttgttgctttgctcttttgcatttctaggtgtgggttttttctttccttttctttcacttttctttaaagcaatgCTATAAATTTAGCTAAAACTGAAGCCAGACATTGAGCCCACcattttttgtttacttcttaGCTATGATATAccacctcccctgctgctgcctgaacaGTTTAGTGTAGTAAGGAAATGGGGAGTGGAAGGAGCAGTGGAAGCTCAGTTTCTGGCCTGTGGTGCAATTGAGGTCAAATTCCTTCACTTATCTGAATCCTGCACCCTGTAAGACAACTTGTAATGACCCTGTGGAGTAAAGAATTTTTACAGGCACTGAAAAACACTCCACTGATAGTTTTTAGTTCTTTTCCTGTGCCAGTTCCTCTTGCTTTAGCTTTTATATGACTGCACTAACCTTGCCTTGTTCAGGCTCTTCTTCGATATCTATGCTGTCCAGGCAGGGAGTTGTTAACCCTGTTACATTTGATGCTGAATGTTGGATCGGAGACCCGAGGCAGCTTAACCGGGTGAAGTCTGTTTCCACAAGGTTTCGTGTAACAAAGTCAAAACATAACTTGGCCGCAGCTCATCCAGCTAAAAGGTCAATCCGTGAGTTACCTGGAACGACATTCCCTAAGgcagctcctgccttccctAGCCCTACTTTGTCCCCAACGTACGTAGGTCACCGCCAGCTTCGCTtgaggcagctggaggagagccACGGCGGGGAGCAAACCGACTGCGGGCCTGCACAGCCACCTCAGCGCCCGCTGCTCGGGGCGGGGACGGCTGCCGGAGCCCGATAAGCCGCGGCCCCTCTCCTCGGGGAGGTGGCGGAGCAGGCCCCGGAGGCCTGGCGGTGCCTCCCGCCGCCTCTCTCCCCGCCTTCCCCCGCCTTTTCCCCCGCCCCGGCCGCTGCCCGAATCAGCGGGAGGAAGATGGCGGCGCTCATCCCCCTCAGCCAGCAGGTaaccggcccggcccggccctgcggCGCCTCAGCCGGGAGGTACTGAGGGGAGGCGCGGGCCCCCGGGGCCGGCTGCTGGGCGCAGCTCGGGGGGAGCGGAGAGCGGGCCCTGCCCGGCGGGGCTCCCTCCTCCGGGCCCGCGGCGGGGAGCAGGCCCCGCTTGTCCCCCCCCCGGGgtcgggctggggctggggctgggcacagccccccggggccggctgctgctgtgggggcaCAAAAGGCGGCGGCGCCCTCCCCTCATGGaggccccgggggggggtcgGGGTGGGTGGTctggggcagggctgaggggggctggggccggcgCCCTGCTTTGCTCCGGACGCTGACTTGAAGCACGTCGCCCCGTCTGCCAGTTTGTAACGCGGGGTGGTTCCTTCTTCGGCTCTTGGGGTGTCACGGCTGTTATTTAGTGTTTGGGAGGCGCACGAGGAGTAGCGAGAGGTGCAGGCACGCCACAGAAGGATCGAGgatgaaggaaggagaagaaggggcTCACCCAGCAGCTACAGGCTTTGTGGGGCAAGGGGAGCACCCCGAGCCTTGGAGCTGGGCTCCAATAAGGGTTGGCCTGCccctgtgctgagctgtgcctCAGCATTTGGGATGCTTATCCAGAATCCTGTTGTTGCTGCCATTAAGGTTTTTGATTAATTTCTCACCGAAGTAATTTCAGCCTGATCAGTGTGATCACTGCGTATTCTTTTTTATAGTGCTGTGGAGATACTCAATTTACTTGTTTCctgtaaaacaataaaaacaaaataatccctCTAATGCCTTGAAACAAAacctattttatttctgcattgtgTCTAGGCCAGGCAGGAATTCGGAACAACTGCTACTAGTTCAAATTATTCAAATACGTCTATTTCCATTTAATAATAAACTTTCATTTGTGACATTGAAAATTTCTCTCTCAGTGAGGCTACGTTATGTTTAGATGATACGTAATTTATTGTGCCTCTTATTAAGAGAGAATACCCTTTTTTAGCTTTTGGGAAGCAGTAAGAGTCCTGATGAACatctgtttaattaaaaaacatgttCAGAAACATCTGAGAACATCCATGAACATACAAACGGTTAGCCAAAGTTTTTGAGTCAAGCAATGTggtgcaaaatatatatatagaaaataaaccCTGGACATGGAAGAGTTTGTTGTTGTGGAATAGCTGTAGTACATCAGTAAAAACgcatcaaatatttattatactAGAAATTGTGCTGCTTTGTTGTGCAAATTATAGTTGCATCAATGGTATTTTATATAGCATAATACATTATCTCGAAAAAGGGCCTTCTGCATATATATGCGTTATTTTGACGTTACTTAGTTCATTGGAAGCgttgttttcaaaagaattacttattttctaaattgAATTGTCAAGAATAATCTAGCTGTAGTCAGGGCAGTAAACAAGGAATTAGTAAAATTCTTTTAATAGCCTCAATTTCACAATTATTACAAAGATACCCGCTAGTTATAATAAATGCCAGAAATGGTATTAAAAGAAATAGGACAGGTTACATGCACCATAATGCTGAAGCATGTTCAGATATAATACAAGAATATTGATATCAACGTATTAGGAGTTATAAACAATATGTGTAATTCAGGCATGTGAAAGtgattatatttgttttcatgaatgAATTTAATTATAGCGTTCTTCCTGTTCTATGAAGTTACatttttatgaaggaaaaactTAGATGTCTAACCTACAGTATGCacaatactttaaaacaaaatctcagcTGTCTTTGTTTAAGCACAAAAAGAGCTGAAGAACAAGTACATAAAATTAGTTCTTGGTGTTAAATAACAATGGGAACCGGTTTTGATTTACCTTTGAtaactttattttcctgaatatttgGCCACCTTATCTGTAGTCTTTCCGCTGTGCAGGCGTGTTCGATTTACAGCCTCTGAAGGTTACAGAGAGGTATGTTAGAGATACTGGGACAGTGCGGATCATTTCGTAGCTCTGTCTTTTGAGACAGCTCAGGATACTCACCAAGCAGAGTAAAGGTGAAGGTAATCTTTCTGGGGCAGCAGCAATCTTCTTTCGGCTTTCATCTCTGTGGGAcacccgtttttttttttctcttttcaaagtaCCTATTCTCATCCACCTTGTGATGTGATGAGGGGCCAAAAGAAAGTTGTGAATcaggagggcaacaaagaaaATGGTTCCTCTGATGCAGGGTCCTTTGTGGCCCAGATGTGACCTCAGCAAAGAGGAGCTGGTTTAGTATCAGTTTATTAATACTACTAAACTAATTAGTTTAGTAATTGTTCTGGTGGCAGCAGCTTACTCCCTCCTGCCTTTTTTCCCAGATCTGTGCTAAGGGACGTGGAGGCGGGTCCATGTGTGTGCTG of Cygnus atratus isolate AKBS03 ecotype Queensland, Australia chromosome 26, CAtr_DNAZoo_HiC_assembly, whole genome shotgun sequence contains these proteins:
- the CALR3 gene encoding calreticulin-3; this translates as MAAAVGLGGGGALRRGLGPGPLLLLFLGAALGAARAAVYFQEQFLDGASWQKRWVHSEYKAERLGTFKLTAGKFYGDPVRDKGLQTSENSKFYAISSRFKPFSNKGKTLVIQYTVKHEQKIDCGGGYIKIFSSDLDQKNLSGDSHYYIMFGPDICGSETKKVHVILNYKNKPHPLKKPIRCKVDGYTHLYTLIIRPDQTYEVKIDNAVVASGNLEDDLDFLPPRKINDPAVKKPRDWDDRIQIDDPNDIKPEDWDEPEYIMDTSAEKPEDWDDSVNGKWSYPMVKNPLYRGEWQPRQIDNPNYRGVWPHPKIDNPNYSPDYNIYSYENISIIGLDIWQVRAGTIFDNFLITDDEDYAEDFGDETWGETKDPEKEMNIRQTEEEQERERVTEEKYFEQRFKKKIKEKRKSQRDRVMRSSIKKEEL
- the C26H19orf44 gene encoding uncharacterized protein C19orf44 homolog — encoded protein: MSPGYGPAQPPQRVPRWLRALGRGGRRWAGSRGTAMRSAGEPPGLPRSGSELRMGEVGMETAGRAPWHRSRFLKVQAVEVRGNQRCQALGSAVQAMNRGIAKGAPGCTAHTRSSSALRKVAQLESKIMNRKKQMELQNADFSQKPLNEESLSSASSHEHSTRGKKYLKNYATASRNTTVSNGCPKEEESIQSPIKSGTVKQKLGLDTGEKEMREFTENSLEFPSGNENRRVVTSDSKWSGKSKTPVSLGTPPSSHKEVSLAEVSKAPSLHSRDSEKNVFGTVGLQTPPPASRNLSALCSMKAQSPSSTKNNTVKITLPRTGHTKQTQISLGSDGSEIRSLDDLFSKAADAEDSTSVSSNDFRLNILSLDDLASNITSEMAELKQKGTDIQITQESNRNPEKDTYQVEKDQPSLKISAVTGVSDPSEGDTEKNVTEADISEHLGEVSADFSRQRQDYPDHDERTVNSEYSEDFEKSTSTTDREAVSDMPEEHSESSTYSGKDPSSSTSTPLLTRERHERVRRVTVKETAVQTVDSPFTYCWSKTNNTAVLGPPVGNSYIDPVPIASHVISMDAVEALTAYSPSVLVLNAMLKQHLTLTQQFVENIQHLHLCLVESLENEKFHYHTLEEAKEYIKNHRSPPLTLEQAREEIQKAQEEKLL